From a region of the Streptomyces sp. NBC_00193 genome:
- the rdgB gene encoding RdgB/HAM1 family non-canonical purine NTP pyrophosphatase, with protein sequence MTSTQPSATPSRLILATRNAGKVTELRAILSAAGLPHELVGADAYPEIPDVKETGVTFAENALLKAHALAQATGLPAVADDSGLCVDVLNGAPGIFSARWAGTHGDDAANLALLLAQLGDIDDAHRGAHFFCAAALALPDGTERVVEGRLLGTLRHTPSGTGGFGYDPILEPLGESRTCAELTPSEKNAISHRGQAFRALIPVVRELLG encoded by the coding sequence ATGACCTCGACGCAGCCCTCCGCGACGCCCAGCCGCCTGATCCTCGCCACGCGCAACGCGGGCAAGGTCACCGAACTCCGCGCCATCCTGTCCGCCGCCGGCCTGCCGCACGAGCTGGTCGGCGCGGACGCGTACCCGGAGATCCCGGACGTCAAGGAAACCGGCGTCACCTTCGCCGAGAACGCCCTCCTCAAGGCACACGCCCTGGCCCAGGCCACGGGCCTGCCGGCGGTCGCGGACGACTCGGGCCTCTGCGTGGACGTCCTGAACGGCGCCCCGGGCATCTTCTCGGCCCGCTGGGCCGGCACCCACGGCGACGACGCCGCGAACCTGGCCCTCCTCCTGGCCCAGCTCGGCGACATCGACGACGCCCACCGCGGAGCCCACTTCTTCTGCGCGGCCGCCCTCGCCCTCCCGGACGGCACGGAACGCGTGGTCGAAGGCCGCCTCCTGGGCACCCTGCGCCACACCCCGTCGGGCACGGGCGGCTTCGGCTACGACCCGATCCTCGAACCCCTCGGCGAGTCCCGCACCTGCGCGGAACTCACCCCGTCGGAAAAGAACGCCATCTCCCACCGAGGCCAGGCCTTCCGAGCCCTGATCCCGGTGGTGAGGGAACTCCTGGGCTGA